A stretch of the Acanthochromis polyacanthus isolate Apoly-LR-REF ecotype Palm Island chromosome 22, KAUST_Apoly_ChrSc, whole genome shotgun sequence genome encodes the following:
- the mylz3 gene encoding myosin, light polypeptide 3, skeletal muscle: MTEFSADQIEDFKEAFGLFDRVGDSQVAYNQVADIMRALGQNPTNKDVTTILGNPTADDMANKRLNFDAFLPMLKQVDALPKGTYDDYVEGLRVFDKEGNGTVMGAELRIVLSTLGEKMNETEIDALMAGQEDENGSVHYEAFVKHIMSV, encoded by the exons ATG ACTGAGTTCTCAGCGGACCAGATTGAGG ACTTCAAGGAGGCTTTTGgtctctttgacagagttgGTGACAGCCAGGTGGCCTACAACCAGGTGGCCGACATCATGCGCGCCCTGGGCCAGAACCCCACTAACAAGGACGTTACAACGATTCTGGGCAACCCAACTGCTGACG ACATGGCCAACAAGAGGCTCAACTTCGACGCTTTCCTGCCCATGCTGAAGCAGGTTGACGCCCTCCCCAAGGGAACCTACGACGACTATGTTGAGGGCCTGCGCGTCTTCGACAAGGAAGGCAACGGCACAGTCATGGGCGCTGAGCTGCGTATCGTGCTGTCCACCCTGG GAGAGAAGATGAACGAGACTGAGATTGATGCCCTCATGGCTGGACAGGAGGACGAGAACGGCAGTGTGCACTATGAGG CTTTCGTCAAGCACATCATGTCTGTGTAA
- the acadl gene encoding long-chain specific acyl-CoA dehydrogenase, mitochondrial — MLVKRIVKPCLLGLRNVSGREQPLSVAVARLQHSQAEQTQPNRRSIRPETSSAKNLMDIGTRRIFNEDHDMFRQSVRRFYQEEVVPHHKEWEKAGQVSREVWEKAGEQGLLGLMVPEEHGGIGGDLFSAAITWEEQSYSNCSGPGFSLHSDIVMPYIINYGSKKQIDRFIPQMIAGKCISAIAMTEPGAGSDLQGVRTYAKRDGSDWILNGNKVFITNGWMSDLVVVVTVTNREAKTAAHGISLFLVEDGMKGFQKGRKLEKIGLKAQDTAELFFEDVRLPADALLGEPNKGFYYLMNELPQERLIVANMAISSCEFMFEETRNYVLQRKAFGKTIAHLQTVQHKLAELKTEICVGRAFLDNCLQLHAEKRLDSPTASMAKFWASDLQNRVATQCLQLHGGWGYMWEYPIAKAFVDARVQPIYGGSNEIMKELIARPIVSQK, encoded by the exons ATGTTGGTGAAAAGAATTGTTAAACCTTGTCTTCTTGGACTGAGAAATGTCTCCGGACGAGAACAGCCTCTCTCTGTGGCTGTTGCAAG ATTACAGCACAGTCAGGCTGAGCAGACTCAACCCAACCGGAGATCAATCCGGCCGGAGACCTCCAGCGCCAAGAACCTGATGGACATCGGCACTCGTCGGATCTTCAACGAGGACCACGACATGTTCAGACAGAGTGTCCGGCGCTTTTATCAAGAGGAAGTGGTTCCGCACCACAAAGA GTGGGAGAAGGCGGGTCAGGTGAGCAGGGAGGTGTGGGAGAAGGCTGGTGAGCAAGGTCTGCTGGGACTTATGGTACCAGAGGAGCATGGTGGCATCGGAGGAGACCTGTTTTCTGCGGCAATCACATGGGAGGAGCA ATCGTATTCCAACTGCTCAGGCCCTGGTTTCTCGTTGCACTCCGACATTGTGATGCCGTATATTATCAACTATGGTAGCAAGAAACAGATTGATCGCTTCATTCCTCAAATGATTGCTGGGAAATGCATTTCTGCCATTGCCATGACAGAGCCAGGAGCAGGCAG TGATCTACAGGGTGTGAGGACGTATGCCAAGAGGGATGGCAGTGACTGGATCCTGAACGGCAACAAG GTGTTTATCACAAACGGCTGGATGTCTGATCTGGTGGTGGTCGTGACTGTGACCAACCGGGAGGCGAAGACGGCGGCACATGGCATCAGTCTGTTCCTGGTGGAGGATGGCATGAAGGGCTTCCAAAAAGGACGCAAGCTGGAGAAGATTGGTCTGAAGGCCCAG GACACAGCTGAGCTGTTTTTTGAGGATGTGCGTCTCCCAGCTGATGCCCTCTTGGGGGAACCGAACAAAGGTTTCTACTACCTGATGAATGAACTGCCTCAG GAGCGCCTAATTGTTGCCAACATGGCTATATCGAGCTGTGAGTTCATGTTTGAGGAAACAAGAAACTACGTGTTGCAGCGGAAGGCTTTTGGCAAGACAATCGCACACCTACAG ACTGTGCAACACAAGCTGGCGGAGCTGAAGACTGAGATCTGTGTGGGCCGAGCCTTCTTAGATAACTGCCTTCAGCTTCATGCTGAGAAACGCCTTGATTCCCCCACAGCCTCCATGGCCAAGTTTTG GGCGTCAGACCTCCAGAACAGGGTGGCTACTCAGTGCCTGCAGCTCCACGGAGGCTGGGGCTACATGTGGGAATACCCCATCGCCAA GGCGTTTGTGGACGCCCGTGTACAGCCCATCTACGGAGGCTCCAATGAGATCATGAAAGAGCTCATCGCTCGCCCCATCGTCAGCCAGAAGTGA